The genomic DNA TAACTGTTCCTGGCAACAAGATTATATTAGGCCATTTTTAcggtgctataaagaaatacctgagactgagtgatttataaagaaaagaagtgtaattttgctcatggttctgcaggctgtacaggaagcatggtgctggtatctgCTTGACTTCTGGTGAGGCTTTAGGGAGCGTTTGCTCATGGGGGAGGCAAAACAGGAGCAGCACAGCACATggcgagagagggagcaagagaaggggtgaggggaggccccagatctcatgtgaactaagAAACAACTCATttagcaccaaggggatggtgctaaaccattcacgaCAGATCCTCCCCCACGACCcgatcacttcccaccaggccccaccctcaacattgggaatcacatttcaacatgagatttggaggggacaaacatccaaaccaaatCAAGGATATTAAACTGAACTTTCTGGGGTTCAGAGGTCCTAAAGACAGAACAAACTGATAGGTGCCAGGCATCCACATCCTACCGCAAGATGTTGAACCACATGTACAGGGCTGTAGAAAGACACCATAGAGCTGCTCCCAGCAACGGCCCCGCGGGAAGCTGTCCAGGCcaaatgagggagggagagaatcatCAGCAGCTGCAGAGCTCACTGAGAGGGCTGTGTCGGAGAGATGTTCCTATGTTGTGGTCCCCTTCACTTGTCCCAGGGGACAGGAGACATCACTTTCCCCTCACTTTAAGCCAAGTAAGAGAAGGAACTTCCAGAAAGCCACTCAACAAGCTTGCCCTTTGTCCCAGGTTTCTTCTGACCGCAGGACACAGGTGTACTTCCTGTGTTAAATGCAAGGCCTCCACCTAGAGGGCCACCCAGAGGGGACTATGACCACAGAGCAGGGCAGATAGCCAGAAGTCATAGGCTTGTGGGTGGTGGCCACTAATGGCCAGCAGAAGAACATGCAATTCTCATAAGGAGAGAACGACAGCCATATATGCTAAAAATACATCAGTAGGCAAAAAAGAGGCAGCCTTGGTCATCTGCCATGCCCAGAAAGCACCAAGGGCAGATCACAACCATCTCATtcacctctcctctccccactctgCCCAACCCTGGAGAGACCCCCAGACAGAAGCTTTGAACAGGGGAAGGGATAGAGCAAAGCAACAGACCGCAACCATGCCCCCCTCCTCCATGACAGACTCCAAGCCCAgctgggagaaaggaaagggtTTTGACTGGGCAAGAGATTGGAGTTGTAATCTCTCATTGGACTGGACTGGATGTATAAGTTTAGAGTAGGCGGGACTTTTTATTATCCATGAGAAATTATGAAAGAAAGCTACTATACATGAGATTGTGCCTGAGATTTCATCAAGGATCAGAGATGTCCACGGAGAAGGTATGAAGAGGCAGTGAGAGAAAGAATGAACTTTGTTTCTGCTTGCACCCCATCACATTTAAGTCATCCAGGAAGCTGGCCACATACGTGATTCAACTATGAATTGTCCTTATGTCTGTTGCCAAGCGGACATATTCACAGTACTGCTCGTCTGTGCTTATATGGTGGCATTTGgttgtttctgtttctatggaaaaGTGACTAGTGTGAAAAATTTTGCAACCAGTGGTCCAACCCACCAAGCAGAACGGGATTCTTGTGTTTCAGGGCTCCCCGTCTTTTGCAGATGAAAGGTACACTGATATGTTCTTACTGCTCAGCATCTCTCTTTTACATTCCATGCAAACCAGAGCCCTTCTGTCAGGGAATCATCACTGTTGTCCTGAAAGGGTCCTTGTTTATAATtgtgaatatttttgtcttttaatgatAAATTACCATTTAATGTTATCACTGGTGGCATGGTTTGGACTGTGTTGTCTAAATCTACAGTGAGGAGTGACTGAGTGAGTGAGTGTCAGATGTTGCCTCAGCCCTCTTATGTGTGCTTAGATGGCATCTTTTTAAACATCTGCATTGGAGCACAGGGGAACCCAGGCTCTGGATGGTCCAGGATAGCTGGGGATAAGTGTTAGCTTATCTGGGTGGGTAAGATTATGATTACATTTTCATCTTCCATACCTTGGGACAACATCTGCTTTCCCAATGGCTGAGTTCTGccatttttatattgattctGCTCCATGTTCACAGTGGCGTCTTCTGACTTGACCCCTAATTCTGGCAGAGTTCAGAGCTCGTGACTCCCCAAACAGTGACTATGCTCACCACTCCCTCTCCTTTGACCTCCTTCTCTGTCTGCAGCTCCAAATGCATTGAAGGGCTCAAGGCTGGTGTCAGGGGAGCCTGGAGGAGCTGTCACCATCCAGTGCCATTATGCCCCCTCATCTGTCAACAGGCACCAGAGGAAGTACTGGTGCCGTCTGGGGCCCCCAAGATGGATCTGCCAGACCATTGTGTCCACCAACCACTACACTCACCATCGCTATCGTGACCGTGTGGCCCTCACAGACTTTCCACAGAGAGGCTTGTTTGTGGTGAGGCTGTCCCAACTGTCCCCGGATGACATCGGATGCTACCTCTGCGGCATTGGAAGTGAAAACAACATGCTGTTCTTAAGCATGAATCTGACCATCTCTGCAGGTATGAGCTGACGGCTGATGGGCCAAGCTTGGTGAAGCACATTCTAGGAAGGAGAAAGTGGGAGTGAAGCCTCAGAGACCTAGAAGGGCTTGAAACATTACGGAAGTGACAATGAAAAGCTGGGGTAAGGCAAAGACGTTAAGAAGCAGGCTTTCATTTCAGAAGAAGGCTGCCTTCAAAAGAAAGGGAGATTTTAGGAAAAACTTCCCCGTGAATGCATGTACACTCTCCCACCTGAGTCCCCCAAATGTCATGAAACATATATTTGGAGATGGCTCCAAGAATGGGATAATGTGGCTTCTTAGGATCCTGATAGCTGCATGTTCAGACATGCAGAGAAGGGGCAGCACTGCAGAGAAGGTGTGACAGGCAGGACAGAAGAATTGCAACTGGGCTGTCCTTCACACAGACTCTTGCTGAGCCCCTCAGCAGACATCTGACAGCTCCCAGGCCTAGGCCCTCTGCGGCAGGTTCTGGTTGTTGATCCCAAGTCAGGCACCCAGAGCATAGGAAGGGCATCCAGGCTGTGAAAGGCCACTTGGCAGAGGAGACAGCATGACAGGAGGCAGCCTGAAAGCAGGTTAGTTCTATTAGATGCTGCTCTCCAGTCACCTGCTGCAACTGGCTGCTCTGCTAGAAGTGGagtgtttcttttatcttttttgaagaGCAATACCTGCTGGGCGCTGGGCCTCTGGAGAAAACAGCTTGGCGATTCAAGACAGCTGGATAGAAAATATGTGGGCATGGGAGAAGGAAATAGGAGTATCACATGTCAGTGTCTGCCACAGACTAGAGAATGTTTGCCACAAACTGGAGAATGaaaaattttcctattttttattttatccaacCTATTGGTCAAAGACGGCATCTCTTAGTGAGGTTGCATTCCACTTAGCAGACATTTTAAACCTGGTGTCCTTTGCCAAATCCAGTAGGCGGCCTGCCAGCCTTCCCATGTGGCCTCCCTCTGCTGTCCACACAGGTCCCTCCAGCACCCTCCCCACAGCCACTCCAGCTGCTGGGGAGCTCACCATGAGATCCTATGGAACAGCGTCTCCAGTGGCCAACAGATGGACCCCAGGAACCACCCAGACCTTAGGACAGGGGACAGCACGGGACACAGTTGCTTCAACTCCAGGAACCAGCATGACTACAGCTTCAGCTGAGGGAAGACAAACCCCAGGAGCAACCAGGCCAGAAGCTCCAGGGACAGGCAGCTGGGTGGAGGGTTCTGTCAAAGTACCAGCTCCCATTCCAGAGAGTCCAGCTTCAAAAAGCAGAAGCATGTCCAATACAACAGAAGGTGTTTGGGAGGGCACCATAAGCTTGGTGACAAACAGGGTTAGAGCCAGCAAGGACAGGAGGGAGATGACAACTACCAAGGCTGATAGGCCAAGGGAGGACACAGAGGGGGTCAGGATAGCCCTTGATGCAGCCAAAAAGGTCCCAGGAACCATTAGGCCACCAGCTCTGGTCTCAGAAACTTTGGCCTGGGAAATCCTCCCACAAGCAACGCCAGTTTCTAAGCAACAATCTCTGGGCTCCATTGGAGAAACAACTCCAGCTGCAGGCATGTGGACCTTGGGAACTCCAGCTGCAGATGTGTGGATCTTGGGAACTCCAGCTGCAGATGTGTGGATCTTGGGAACTCCAGCTGCAGATGTGTGGACCAGCATGGAGGCAGCATCTGGGGAAGGAAGCGCTGCAGGGGACCTAGATGCTGCCACTGAAGACAGAGGTCCCCAAGCAACGCTGAGCCAGGCCCCGGCAGTAGGACCCTGGAGGCCCCCTGGCAAGGAGTCCTCCGTGAAGAGGTAACCCCAGGCACCTTCTCCCAGTCGGAGGGCCCCACATCTGCCTCATCCCTGGCATGCAAGCGAGGCCCCTCTCCCtctgctctcttctctccctttgtACCCACAAGACAGTGACATACACATCAGATGCCCTCCCTCACTCAAGGGGCCTTGCTGTGAGAATGCTCCCTGAGTATTTCCATGTGGTTTTCAAGTGATATCTAAATGATAGAAGGACAATATTTAGGCTGGAAACTTCATTAggactttctgtttttaaagataaagaatagGCGCTCCGGAGAGAGGGGGTGATGCACTGAAGCCACAAGGAAAGGTTGTGGCAGAGCCCAGTGCTGAGGCTGGAGTCGCTGGCTCCCACCTAGTCCTCTTTTTCACTGGGAGTCATCGCAGGGCCCACACACAGACGGGTGGAAGAGGGAAAAGGATTCGAGCTTGGAAGCCTGAAGACAGAGattctagtcccagctctgccactaaccTGCCATGGGAACCAAGGCTGCCCATTTGCTTTGGCCTCAGctcccccatctgtaaaataaggacgTGGGCCAATGGTCTTTAATCTTCTGCCCAGCTCCAACCTCCTCTCCCCTGTGCTCTTTCCATCCCCACTCTAGTACTTTTCCAGAAGATGAAAGCAGCTCTCGGACCCTGGCTCCTGTCTCTACCATGCTGGCCCTGTTTATGCTTATGGCTCTGGTTCTATTGCAAAGGAAGCTCCGGAGAAGGAGGACCTGTGAGTTGAGTAGCTCCAAGGCTAGACAGAAGAGTTCTGGTTCCCACCTGACACCCTCAGGGCTGGGTAGGGGTAGAATCCTGCCAAGACTTTTCAATGTAGAAGAGCTAAATTCCAGGCTGAGCCATTTAACTCTTGgccttggtttcttttctttctttctttttttttttttagacggagccttgctctgtcacccaggctggagtgcaatggtgtgatctcagctcactacaacctccacctcccagattcaagcaattttcctgcctcagcctcccaagtagctaggactacaggcatgtaccatcatgcctggctaatttttgtatttttagtagagatggggtttcaccgtgttggccagaatggtgttgaactcctgacatcaagtgatccttggcctcccaaattgctgggattataggcgtcagccactcTGCCCAAACTGCCTTGGtttttaatcaataaaattagaaattatctCTGTACTTATGTGTCAATGGCAACCCAGAGCATAAGGAGAAGCTCCTGGAGGATTACAAAGGCTGTGATGCCTATGTTAACCATAAGCCCCATAAGCAACCCTCACAGCAGAGAGCAGGAGTGCAGGGCCCAGACCTGGGATCAAACCTCgcattttttcccccttctgcAAGGCCCTGCTAAAATTCTCTGAGAGCAACATGCCCAGGTTTAAGTACTCTTAAAGTGAGGGCTCTGTGATATGTAGACCTAGTGAAGAAAGGGTGAGATTTTCTGGCAGCAAGTGGAGGAGGCTTAGGTTCTCAGACCCAGGCCCCAAAGTCCGAGCCCTATCAGGGGCTGGGCTGGCTTAGCCTAGCCAACTAGGGCTCCTTTGCTTCTGTGTCAGAAAGTTCTTGAAAACTTGCAGTGGGTGGGAGTGGTTCTTAGAAAATCAAAGTCAGTACTTTCCTTACCCAGAACCCTCACAGTCTGCTCTGTGTCTCTACAGCTCAGGAGGCAGAAAGGGTCACCCTAATTCAGATGACACACTTTCTGGAAGTGAATCCCCAAGCAGACCAGCTGCCCCATGTGGAAAGAAAGATGCTCCAGGATGACTCTCTTCCTGCTGGGGCCAGCCTGACTGTCCCAGAGAGGAATGCAGGACCCTGAGGGACAGAAAGATGAACTGCTCAGTTACCATGGGAGAAGGACCAAGATCAAAGGCCTTCAGGACCCCAGCCTCTTTCCATCATCCTTCCTCCACCTGTGGGAAGAGAAGCTGATGCAGCCAGTGCTCCACCCATGGAAGAAAGGCTGGCTGTCTTTGGGCCCAAGAAAGTCAAGCATTATCCACGTCCAAAGGTGACAAGATGACTCAAAGGAGACTTCAAGAACAGTGTACAAAACACTGGAAGAGGTCACCTAGGAAAAGCATGAAATTTCCATTCTTGAATGTTTGAAAATAGAAGAGGCTTCCAATCAGTGTGGAAAGTGACAAATTCTCTATCATCACTCCCAGCCCTTGCTGGGGGCCCCTTTTCTGACTACTGTtagcacctcagcctcccactcaCATTTAAGTATATTTAAGTGTACCAGCCTTGCCTTCTCAAGTAGATTCTAAGCTCCTTTAGGGCAGTAATTGCATTTTATCTGTCTCATGATGTCCCCCAGAGAACTTCCAACTCAGTAGGACCCCAATAAATACCTGTGGCTGATTGACTGACTTGGGGGCTCAGTGGCCTCTGGGCACCCTGCCTCTGCAAGAACTCTGGATCCCCCTGGCTTCTGCCCCTCCTTTTGGGAGTCCCCTAGATGACCCCACAGGAAACTGGTTTCTACACTGAGACCAAAAGGGCAAACACCCATTCCTCACATCATCCCGCCCCATTTGGACCCAGGCTCATTGTGCCGTAGACCTTTTGACCCGGCCAAGATTTTCTGGGATTTTCCTACATTCGTGAAGGAGCAGGGTATTTTCAGTAGATTCTTGCCTTCTTCATAAAGCCCCTCTTGTTCAGCTGCTTATAAATCCTCGATATGGAGGACTGTTGGCGAAGCTGGAAGATGGTTTttgggggtgaggtgggagacaaaagagaggaattttatGTGGACTTTGCCCTGTAACTACATCACCTCATGCCTGTCAGGGAACTTTCGCTCCACCCTAGGCCCCACTGCCTTTCCAAGAATCACATCTACTCTTTTCTTTTGCTAGATCCGTTGGCAAACTGTCTGGGCTCCATTGTTGGATGGAACAGTCTGAGTGGTGGAGGCAGAAAGGAAAGATAGGCACCAATATTGAGTTGAGAATTGCCAGGTAGACATTTCCAGAAGGCTTAGTCCTGCCTTCTAAGCTGTCAGCAGCACAGAAATCCTTCAGTAATACTTCCTCATATCTGGTTCTGAACACAGACACTGTACCAGGAAAATCAAGGAGATGCCGGTTTCATGGCTTGTAAGAGAAACCTGTTGTTTTGGATAAGTAGGGAAGTTGCACACATCTAACCACATGGAATCGCAGAATTTCAGAGCTAACAGATCTTTAGAGATTAGTCTAATACCCTCATTCTAGAAGAGAGGGACATGAGGCCCAGCAGGGTTAAGGGTACAGGTGGGGGGTGCTTGTTTAAAGTCACCCAGTTAACCCAGTTAGTTATAGCACTGTGAGGACTAGTAGAGAGAACTCGTGACCTTGGTTCAGGGCCTTTTTCACTTCACCATTGCTGAGCATTGTGCCAAAGCAAAACTCATTGTCAAAAATCAAGGATACCACAGTTGTCCCTTGAGACTATTTTCCTGTTCACTTTCTCAATGACCTGCCCCAAAAAATCCTGTAATGGAGATAGGACAGACATCATGGATCCCATTCAACCAATGAGGGAGCAGGCTCTGCAAGATGTGTACTTCAGCAAAGGCCACTCGGAGCAGCCCACCTCCACAGCTATGTTCTGGATCACTGTGCCCCTTGCTTGGATTTATGATCTAGGTATCTGGTCAGGTCCTTTCCTGTGTAAAGCTCTAAAGGctcacttctttctctctctctcttaggcTTGTGCATGGAAGGTTTCATGATCATTTCCAGGAATTGGTTCTCATTTGTGACAGGGGTGGGCCCAGCACCCAGACTGTTTCTAATGCTAGAGATTCTTAGGATGTGAAAAGGTGTTCCGAGGAAAAGGAGGTTTTGTAGACTAATGAAGTTTTGGAAATGCTGGGAAACCACATTCTTCTATGCAGGATCTTTTGGAGCCTTTGCTATATGAAGATGTATTGTGAAACACCTTGGTGTTTCACACCTCAGGATGGGGACATTATATGTGTTTCCCAGATGTGTTGGATTACTGTGTTTCATTGAAGCGGTCTCAAGGGGCTGGAGTTCCTCACATCACTGTTTGGGGAAGCCTGATGCACTAAACCAGGGGTTGGCCAACTCTTTAGTAAAGGGccacatggtaaatattttaggctttgcaggccatacagtctctgtggCAACTACTCGGTTCTGCCATtgcagcacaaaagcagccaggCAATCCAGAAACAAATGACCGCagctgtgttccaacaaaactttatttcccAAAACAGGAGGGAGACTGGATTTGGCCCTTGAGCTAGAATCTGCCAATCCCTGGACTAAGCCATGAAATTGTACAGGACTCTCTTGTTCCCACTCATATCTGGAGATCAGATCCTATTCTTCCTCAAGGGCTTCCCTGACCACCTTTCTCCAGGACCTCTCCTTCCTCCGAAGGGCTCTGATACTTTCATTGTGGAATTCAGCAGCTAGAATGTTCTGTCTGACTACCCCATCttagaggaagaaggggagggaggagacaaCCAGCCCAGCAAAAGTGTTGGCCACGTGGCTAGAGCCAGGAGCGTTTCTAGCAGGGAGGCCGTTATGGAGAAAGTTAAGCTCCACCAGTGGTGGAGCTGGTAAGAGTTCAAAAGGCCAGGGCAGAGCCAGATTAGAGTCCCAGGGCCAAGAGTTTGGAGGGGGCAGAGATAAGATCTGAGTAAGAACTTTCAGGGAGAGAAGCGGGGAAGCCCCAAGTGTTTACAGCTCTCCTTTATGGGCTAACCGATCCATGGAGTAGTCAGGAGGGTTGATTTAAAGGGCCAGAGGCCAAATTGGCAGAGGAGGCCACCTCCACCACTTGGTATTGTCGgtgcttttgtttttcatcttataCCTCCAGTTAGTATGATGCCTATACCACTGAGATGAGGGGCAGGCAAACATCTATCTCTAGGCCAGAATCAGGGAAGCCTCCCTGGGGATTTCTAACATAGGATTAGAATCTAATCAAGGATGCAGGGAGGCCATTGATTTTCACAAGATCAAGCAGATTCTCGGGTTAGGGCGCAATTCCGCAGTTCTCTTGACCCTGTTACTTATTAATGCTGCTACTGCTTGTTAACGTGTTTCTGCACAGCAGGCACTATCCTAGGTGTTTTCACATTGTGTATCGCAGTTATGGTAACATTTCTGTATGGTAGGTGTgatcattcccatttcacagatgggaaaactgaggacCAGATAAGTTAAGTTACACTACTCGGGAAAGGGCACCCTGGGACTTCATGCAAAGCAGCCCACCTCTACAGCTGCATTCTCGATCTTTGTGTCCCCTATCTTCCCCCTTGCTTGGATGTATAGTCTGAGTATCTGGTCAGGTCCCTTCCTGTGTAAAGCTCTAAaggtttgcttctttctttctttctctctctctctctccctctctctctctctctttcttaggCTCATGCATGGAAGGTTTCATAATCATTTCCAGGAATTGGTTCTCTTTAGTCACCTAACTAGTTTATTACAACCCTGGCCTAatgaggcattaaaaaaaaaaagttcagagagCCGGAACTAGAGCTAAAAATTCAGGACCAGCCCTGAGGTCCTTGCTGACATATGTATAAAAGGAGCTCAGATCTTTATTTGCGGGGATGTCCATCAGGCTCAGGTTGCTCGGGGCAAATGCATGACTCTAAGCCAACTTCTGAGGGCTCTCTGCTAACACGTTGGAGGTTTCTTCCTCTCCTCCGATAgcccactgtggtctgagacataAAAAATCAGTTTAATAACAGCCTCAGTCAGACGCTAGAGGAAGATACCTCCACAGAGAGACCCATAACACACTTCAGCCAAGTAGACACAGGTTATTTGATTGTGCTCCCCTGGTACAGATATCCCAGAGCTGaaagcctgactaacatggaatggagaatggagatTCTACTCAGAAAGAAACAAACCCTGCATTCAGGGTCCAGCACCACCAAGCTCGTCATTTTTCATACGGTGACGCAGCTTGGTTTACAGGTGCTGGCCTTCCTGGGCCAGCCTGCTCCCTTCACTGTCAGCAGTATGATGAGCTGTCATCCTACTGCCTACTCTCTAAGGGGCCAGCTGAAACCCATGTGGGCAGCAGAGAAGCGGCAGCCTCAGGAGAGAACCCCATGCTGCACCTCTAGAGGCATGTGGCGATGACCAGTGCCAATGCCCCCGGCCTGCAGATCACTGTTTGCCTCCTGGATGCATTGCATCAAAGACATTGATTgaagccaggcaccgtggctcatgcctgtaatcccagcactgtgggagcccgaggcaggaggatcacttgatgccaggagtttgagaccagcctgggcaacatagtgagacctcatctctacaaacaacaacaacaaaaatacacacatttgCTGAGTAGGATCTGAACTCTTCTATGTTCTGCCTCTGCCAACCTCTGGCCTTGTTCCCACTGCTCACTTATTTGCTACCTCTATCCAGATCTACCAGTTCTGCTGTGAGCATAGAGGGTCAAACAAAGGCCACTTCTTTCCCTGAGTGGCAAACTTCTGGCTTCCTAACCTCGAGTACtttagagaagaggaagaaagctaGGACTACTGTGTCCAAAGGTGTTTACAGAATGCTCTAATTTGTCTGAAGATACTGTGTTTCATTTCAGACAAGAGttcaagaaaaagaattcagaatgtGGCTTCTTTAGGGCCTGGCATGGGAAGATCAGATTGATTAGTAAATGCAACTAATCTAAACATTTTACGGGGTCAGCACTTTCCTTCCCTACCTCTGCCAGTGGAGTACAGACAACTACAAATTAATTACAATATACGTTACCAAAAAGAAACATACTCCCATTCTAGAGATGGGAACATTGAGGCTCAGATGAACACAAGCTGCAGGGGATTACAGGGGCTATTTTTCCAATCGCTGCCTGTCAGGCAAGCCTTGGGCCAAGAGCCAGGCTCAGACCAGGAACAAGGAAACAGCAAGTCTTCAGGAGGACCCCAGTGGCTTATGAGAGGGGCTGGGCCCTGTCACCTGACACTCCACCTATTGACTTTGGATGTCTACTCCAAAAATCTTCCTCCTTCCGCTTCTCCCTAGCCAGGGTGTGGAGGTAACAGCACATAGGACAATGGTTGGGTAACCTCAAAAAAGGTTTGCTCATATGTCCCTGCCTCTCAGAAACAGAGAATCAAAGCTCTTTGGAGTGTAGGGACTAGGCCCAAAGAAGAATTGAGAGAGCTTTTGGACTATGGCTGACTTTCCATTTCCagggcctttttctttctttttttttttttttaaattatttttatttatttatttatttttgagacagactctcgctccctcccccaggctggagtgcagtggcacaatctttgcttactgcaacctccacctccagggttcaagcagtcctcctacctcagccacctgagtagctgggattacaggagcacaccagcatgcctggttaacttttgtatttttagtagagtatttgttggccaggctggtctcgaactcctggcctcaagtgatcgcctcccttggcctcctgaagtgctgggattacaggtgtgggccaccacgcccagcctccaggGCCTTTTATGTTCCACctcactccccacttcccacgGCAGGCTCCTCAGGGCTGGACACAGGCAATCTCAGGGGGCTCTTACCA from Nomascus leucogenys isolate Asia chromosome 5, Asia_NLE_v1, whole genome shotgun sequence includes the following:
- the FCAMR gene encoding high affinity immunoglobulin alpha and immunoglobulin mu Fc receptor isoform X1 encodes the protein MDGEATVKPREQKAVVRRGTEVDYSRLIAGTLPQSHVTNRRPGWKMPLFLILCLLQGSSFALPQKRPHPRWLWEGSLPSRTHLRAMGTLTPSSPLCWREESSFAAPNALKGSRLVSGEPGGAVTIQCHYAPSSVNRHQRKYWCRLGPPRWICQTIVSTNHYTHHRYRDRVALTDFPQRGLFVVRLSQLSPDDIGCYLCGIGSENNMLFLSMNLTISAGPSSTLPTATPAAGELTMRSYGTASPVANRWTPGTTQTLGQGTARDTVASTPGTSMTTASAEGRQTPGATRPEAPGTGSWVEGSVKVPAPIPESPASKSRSMSNTTEGVWEGTISLVTNRVRASKDRREMTTTKADRPREDTEGVRIALDAAKKVPGTIRPPALVSETLAWEILPQATPVSKQQSLGSIGETTPAAGMWTLGTPAADVWILGTPAADVWILGTPAADVWTSMEAASGEGSAAGDLDAATEDRGPQATLSQAPAVGPWRPPGKESSVKSTFPEDESSSRTLAPVSTMLALFMLMALVLLQRKLRRRRTSQEAERVTLIQMTHFLEVNPQADQLPHVERKMLQDDSLPAGASLTVPERNAGP
- the FCAMR gene encoding high affinity immunoglobulin alpha and immunoglobulin mu Fc receptor isoform X2 — its product is MDGEATVKPREQKAVVRRGTEVDYSRLIAGTLPQSHVTNRRPGWKMPLFLILCLLQGSSFALPQKRPHPRWLWEGSLPSRTHLRAMGTLTPSSPLCWREESSFAAPNALKGSRLVSGEPGGAVTIQCHYAPSSVNRHQRKYWCRLGPPRWICQTIVSTNHYTHHRYRDRVALTDFPQRGLFVVRLSQLSPDDIGCYLCGIGSENNMLFLSMNLTISAVLFQKMKAALGPWLLSLPCWPCLCLWLWFYCKGSSGEGGPLRRQKGSP